TTAAGCGGGAAAGGATCGTCGACCTTGCCGCGTAGCCGTCGCACATTCACATCTACGACATTCGTGTCGCTGTCGAAGTTCATGTCCCAGACCGCTTCGGCGATCAGAGTTCGCGACAGCACCTCACCTGCGCGCCTTGCCAGCAACGATAAGAGAAGGAACTCTTTAGGAGTTAGATCCAACCGCTGACCGCCTCGCATGGCACGTTGACGCAACAAGTCGATTTCAAGGTCAGCCAAGCGCATACTTTCCTGCGAACGCGCCGGTCCTCGGCGTAGCAACGATCGTACGCGTGCCAGCAATTCGGAAAAAGCGAACGGTTTTACCAGATAGTCGTCCGCTCCTAATTCGAACCCTCGTACCCGTTCGTGCACCGCATCGCGAGCGGTAAGAAGAAGTACCAGGGAGCGCCCGCTTTGTTGTCTCAAGCGAGTCAAAACCTGCCAACCATCCAGCTTTGGGAGCATGATATCGAGAATGATGATATCGAAATGCATCTCCTGCGCGAGGTGCAATCCTTCCGATCCGTCTTCGGCGACGTCAACGACAAACCCTGCTTCTCCAAGGCCCTTCTTCAGGAACTTGGCGGTTTTAGCTTCATCTTCGACGACAAGAATTTTCATGATTCGCCAACCTTTCTCGAGCGACAGTGCATTTTGCCTCAATTCGAACGATTTCTATTAGTGCCTTCCCGTGACATCATTCGGGCTCCAGCAAGTATGCTCAGGTTTGTGGCAATTGCCGGAGATAGATGAGTGTTTGTCTTTCGGCTTTATCCGGAGACGCATTCAGGCCGTTGCGAACTCTCTGAAGAGCGGCGCCATTGTCAATCAGCGTCCACGTCTCTTTGGAAAGGATGATGCGGCCGTCTTCGTGTTCTTCCACAGAAAAGACCAGGCATGGTCCGTTCCAAACGATGGAAGTGTGAAACTCATCCCCATCATTCCCTATGGATACAGAGGTCTTACCATCCGTGGTGTAGCGTTGCACAGCGTACCGCGGCGGCCCAGAATTGCGGAGAGCGGCAGTCTCCACTATCAAGTCAGGATCGCGGTGCTCGATGTGCAGCGTGACACTGCCGGTTCGCTTCGGCGTCGAGCGTTCGCTGCTCAGTTTCCACGTCCCGGAGAAGTCTAAGTTCGGTGGCGAGCAGATTCCGGTAGACGCCAAAAACAGTGCCGAAAGCAAACCCAGAAAGAATCGTCTTTTCACGCTCGCAGACCTCTATCCCGCCATGCCATACTTCCTAGACCGCACTCCCTCATTAGAACTGCAGACGCAGCGCGAACTGGATCTCGCGCGGCGTTCCCGAGCCGACAGGGGTAATGGGCGACACGATCGCCGTGTTCAAGTTCACCGTATTGATGATGCTGCCAAACCCGGTTTGGCAGCCCGTTGGAGCTGACGACGAAAGGTCGCACGTAGCTTGCGGCTGGCCTAACTGCGGGTGATTGAAGATGTTGTAGAACTCCGAGCGGAACTCCAACTGTGCGCGCTCGCGCAGTGCAATCGTTTTGGCGGCGCCGAGATCGATCTGCCACGTGCCCGGACCGCGAACGAAGTTCCGGGGCGCGTCGCCGAACTCTCCAGCCACGGGGAGAGTGAAGGCCGCAGGATTAATCCAATGCGCTACACTTCTGCCTCCTTGCGGAGTGAGCGAGACGCCTCGGACCAGGTCGGGCCGCTGTGTGCCCGAGTTACCATCCGGCGCGACGTAGCTGCTGGGTAAAAGCACGTTCACTGGAAAGCCGGTGCGAGCGAGCGCCGTCGTAGTCAGCTGCCAGTTGCCGGCGATGGCGCTGGCCGCCCCGCGTTGGTTCAGCATCTGCTTGCCTCGGCCGAAGGGGAGCTGATAGACGGCGTTGCCATTGACCACATGGCGAGCGTCCCAGGCACCACTGGCCCACTCACAGGCCAGACACAGTGCGTTTTGCGGTGATATCTCGTCGCCGTCGCCGCTGCCGTTCGAGCCGTTGTCGATCTCGTGCGTATAGGCGTAATTTGCTGCGATCAAGAGCCCGTTCGAGAGCGGCCGCCGAACCGACACGGAAAGGCCGTTGTACGAGCTCGCGCCGACTGACCCGCGCCAGCCAATGGCGGGGGCAAACGCCGGATATTGTGGAATTCCGGTAGTCGGGTCGATCAGGTTCACCACGTTAGTCTCCAGCAGATGCACGCCATGGCTGCCCAGGTAGGAGATCGTGGTCACGAAGTTCGCAGGTAGTTCCCGCTGCACGGAGAAGTCCCACTGCTCAACATAGCTGTCCTTGCGGTCCCGTTGTTCGGCATTCGGTGAGATGGTTCCGACGGTAAAAAACGGATCGGGCGGATAGATCACATTCTTCACCGAGTAGGAGGGCACTTCGTTCTTGGCGGGCAGATTCTGATCGTCCAGCTGGCCGTCTTCGTGGTACATCCCGAATCCGGCGCGGACCACTGTCTTTCTATTCCCGGCAGGGGACCAGATGAGGCCAACACGCGGATCAAGGTCGCCGTAGTTTTGATGACCAAAGCTGGCGCCCACTCCGCAGAATCCCTGGGGGCCGCAGGTGGCAAAATCGAAGGGGTTCCCTTTGCCGTGCGCTTCGTCAAACAGTTGGAAGACGGTGTACCGCACGCCAAGGTTCAAGGTGAGATTGGGTCGCACTTTGAATTCGTCCTGGATGTAGCCGATAATCCAGTTCTTGCGCAAGTCGTTGACCGGCAGTGAACCGGTCAGACTTGCTTTTCTCGCCTGGTTCGCTGCCAGTGCCTGGAGCGTGGAAAACGTAACTGTCCCGTGTTCCCCATAGTGTTGGTTCAATTGAATGTGGCGGACCTCGACTCCGGCTTTGAAGGTTTGCCGGCCATGGCTCCAGGTCAAGTTGTCGATCCACGAAAACGTGTTGCCCACGTAGATGCTGTTGTAATCGTAGTTCTGGATGCCAAATCCGGGACCCGGACCCGCGGCAATTGCAATCTGATAGACGGAGCCGGTTTCACTGGAGTTATAGGTGTTGGAGGTGGAACGGTTGTATCCAAATTTGGCTTCATTCACCAGGCTGGGATTGAAGATGTGGAGCAATTCGAGCGCGCCATTGATCGGCGTGGTCACCCTCTGCTGCAAGTCCGTCGCGGTAGTCGAAACCGGCTGCGTATTGACCGACCGGTCGTAGTTGAAGCGAAGGAATGCGGTGGTCTTGCCGGAAACATGCTGATCGAGGCGCAGCATTGCAGAGTTCTCGTTAACCACCTGCCTGCACGAGCAGGTGAGCAGGTCGTAGTCCGCGTAGTTCGGACCGCCGTTGGCTGGCGTGTAGGGCGTCACAATCGTATTTGGACCTGCTCCCGGATAGGCGTTTACGATGTCATAGACTTGAGACGAATTCGGAACTTTTGCCTTGAAAGCTGCGCTTGGCACGTCGCCGCTCACCGGATACCCCCAGACTTGCCGGTAGGCTTCAGAAGCTAGGTAAAAAAAGGTCTTGTCGTGCACGATGGGACCACTGAGTGATCCGCCGAACTGATTCAGACGAAGCGGCTGCTGCGATTCGCCGTTAGAGGCCCAGGACGGTTCGGGCGCGTCAAAATAGTCATTGCGCAAGTATTCAAAGAGGCGCCCGTGGAAGCGGTTTGTGCCTGAAGGCGAAGTGACTGCCAGTTGGGCGCCACCGGTCGCGCCTTCCTCGGCGGTTGCCAGCAGCGTGTCAACCCGGAACTCCGCGATCGCGTCCAGCGGAATGGAGAGCCGCGCCCAGGCGCGCTGCGTCTGATTCGCGATGTTGGTCACGTCTACGCCGTCATAGGTGAAGTTGCTGTCGTCGAGGCCCCGTCCGGCGAACCGGATCGACCGCTGATTGCTCCCGCCGGTGTCGATGGCGCCGGGAACGAATGCCGTCAGCGCGGCCCAGTTGCGGCCATTCAGTGGTAGTTCGTCGGCCTGGGTTCTCTCGATGAGGCCGGTCACCGCGGCGGTGTTGCGATCTAGCAGTTCCGAACTGGCCGAGACTTCCACGCGCTCCTTACCGCCCGATACCCGCAAAGCTGCATCCAGAGTGCGCGTTCTCCCGATGACCTGCTCCACATCCGCAAACGTAAGAGTCTCAAAGCCGGGGTGATCGAAGATGATGGTGTATTTACCCACCGGAAGCTCAGGCATGCTGAATCTTCCATCCGTGTACGACGCCGCTTCACGCCGGAGTTGGGTAGAGTCCTCTATTGCAACGATGTGTGTTTGCGCCAGCAGCCTGCCCGTCGGATCAGTGACCGTGCCGTTCAACCCGCTGCGGTCCACTTGCGCGAAAGCAGGAATCACACAAGAGAGAGAAGAGATCGTGAAAACAACGAGCACAGACTGGAAGAAAAAAGAGCGGATTTTTTCCATGTTTAGCCTCGCAAGATGAAACTGCTATCGGCGACCGATAGGCTCTAAATTCTTATTGGGGGATCGAGAACATTACAATTTCGTACTCTAGGAGCCTGGATATTTCGCGGTTGTTACAAATTCCGAACAGAATTGTTAATAAGTAATTCGGTTCGATGTGACTTCAATTCAACGGCAAATTCACTGAATTTTCGGCGTGCCGTCAACGAAAGCGGCTCGCGAACCAAAATGACAAGAATGTAATTTTGCTGTCATGCCGCTGTCCGGCCCGGGGTTTTACTCTTCAGCCGTCGACAGTTCTACCGCGGCTTCGGCAGATCCCCTTTCAACTTCCTTGTAGAAGTACGGCGACCGCAATGTGCACCGCAAGATTGTGCCAATCGCCGATTACCTAATGAAAGACAACTTGGAGGAGAGCTCTATATGTCTCGAAACACGTTCCACCAGAACTCACCACTTACTGTCAACAGACCCCGCAACAATAGCCTGACGGCATGGTTCGGACTGCTGTCGATGGGTCTTAGCGTCTCGGCGCTCGCGCAATCCGTACCGTTTCCGACCTACACCGTCGGCCCTCAGCCGGATGGCTCCTATGTCGTCAGCGATGGCACGATCATCACGCCCGCCGGCACCCAGGTCGATCTGGGCATCCGGGTCCGCGCCAAAGCCGTTGCGCTCAACCCGGACACGAAGACTCATACCGCCGCCGTTCTTACCATGGGAACGTCGCCGTCCAACGGTAACGGAGCCGTTGAGATCTTCGACACCAAAACCGGGGCTGTCCTACAGAGCTACAGCAGCCTCGCCGGGACCGATTCGAGCGGCAGCCATGCCGGCATCACCTATACCCCGGACGGCAAGTACCTGCTCTTCAGCCAGGACAGCAGCTACGTCGCTATCGCCAAAGTCGATGCGAAGACGGGCAAGCTCTCTGACTACGCCCACGTCAGTGTTCCCATCGACGGCAGCCTCTACAAAATCGAAGGAATGCCGTTCGACTACAAGCTCAACACCGTCACTTGCCCCCCCAGCAGCGCTCCGGGAACCGATGGCAGCTTCGCCCACTACTGCAGCCACACGGTTGGGACTAACCCTTCCTCGTATCCCCTCGGCATCGCCGTCTCTCCCGACGGAAAGACCGCATATTCCGTGCTCGACGTGAACGACACACTAACCAAAATTGACCTGTCTGCAGAGACACCGACTGAGGGTGCCCAGATCCGCGTCGGCAACGTCCCGCACAGTGTCGTGATCTCACCCGATGGCAAGACCGCCTACGTCTCCAACGAAGCCGGCCGGATCGCGAAAGAGAGCGATCCGCGGCAATATTCTGATGGCACTCCGGTTGTAGCCGATGACGTCACTGGCTCCACGTCCACCGGCACCGTTTCGGTAGTCGATCTGTCCACCTTTAAAGTCACCAACACCATCTCCACTGGTCTGCACCCAACCGGCATGGCCTTCTGGGGCAATTACCTGGTAGTCGCCAATACCTACGACGACACCATCTCCATCATCGACACGGTAGTCAACCAAGTAGTTCGCACGATCGACGTTGGGCTTCCCATCCGAGTGCCAGGCGAGAAGAAAGCCGCCTACGGTGCTGGACCGAACTCAATTGCCATCGATTCCAACCAGAGCATTGCCTATGTTGCGCTGTACAACGCGAATACGATTGCTGTGGTCGACCTCAACAGCGTATCGAGGGACGCTATTCTTGGAATGATCCCGACTGCGTATGCGCCAAGCTCAGTCGTGCTAGACAAAAAGAACGGCACCCTGATCGTTGCCAACGACAAGGGCATAGGCTCCAAAGGAATTCCCCCGCAAAATTCGCTCGGAACTACTCACGGCGTCACCAGCTATAACACTCACCAGGACCTTGGAACGGTTAGCATCATCCCACTGCCTAGTGTCGGCACGTTGGCGGACTGGACCAATCAGGTCTATCAAAACAATCACTGGGACCTGACCCGGAATATCCGGACTGCCGCCGACGGCGATTCGCACGTCAAAGCAACTGTAATCCCGAGGAACATCGGGGACCCATCGTTGATCAAACACGTATTCCTGATCATTCGTGAAAACCGCACCTACGACCAGATTCTGGGCGACGTTGTCGGCGGCAATGGCGATCCCACCCTGGCAGTCTTCGGCGCTGGCGTCACACCTAACGCGCACGCTCTGGTAAAGCGTTTCCCGCTCCTCGATAACTTCTACGACCCCAGCCGCCAATCAGCGGACGGTCACAACTGGATCGTCCAGGCCATGGCGCCCTACTCCGACGACATCCAGTCGCCTGACTGGGTCCGTGATTATCCCTCCAACGGCGGCGATGCGATTGCCTACCAGAAGAAGGGCCACCTCTGGGATCAGGCGGTCAAGGCCGGCATTAGCTTCAAGAACTTCGGGGAATACATCGAGTGGAATTCTTTTAGTGTTGCGGGTTGCACTGCGACTTCAAGTGCCGGGACTCTGTATCCACGTATTCATGGGTTCACCGGTAGTTGCCACCCGACCTGGAGCCAGTTCTATGCAGACACGCAAGCATATGAATCTAAAAAGGAACCTGAACTCAAGTACTACGACACGATTGATTCCTACTCCCCACTTCCGAACCTGATCAAAAACACGGTCAAGAACTATCCTCAGTTCGATTTGGACATTCCCGACCAGTACCGCGTCGATATCTGGGAGCAGGACTTCCAAAAGGATGTGAAAGCGGGGACCGTACCTCAGTTGTCCATTATGTGGATCAGCTCCGACCATACCGGTGGCCCCCCGACCGCGGTGGCCATGCAGGCCGATAACGACCTCGCGCTTGGGCGCTTCGTTGATATCATCAGCCACAGCTCGGTATGGGCTTCATCAGCAGTCTTCGTCGAAGAGGACGATGCTCAGGACGGCGTGGACCACGTTGATGGTCACCGCAGCCCGGGATACGTCTTTAGCCCATACGTAAGGCAGGACGGAGTGGTTGACTCCACTGCCTACACCCAGGTCAACATGACCCGCACCATCGAGCAGATCCTCGGTCTGAAGCCGATGAATCAGTTCGACCTCGTAGCCTCGCCGATGAAGACAATCTTCACTGACGATCCTGATTCAGATAACTTCAAGCCATGGAATCACGTGCCGAACCTTATCCCCTTGGATCAGGGCGTCAGCCCGGCTGTGGCGCTCAAGGACGAAAGTCCTGCGGCCAAGGTTCTGAGGGTCGGTTGGATGAAGAAGAAGGCCCAGATCTTCGCCGGCAAGCACACGAAGCCGGACTCTGAGGATCCGGACACCGTCAACCACCTCACCTGGTACGAGGCCACCGGATTTATCCGGCCCTATCCTGGCGAGGCGAAAGTTCGGCCGGCGAGTGACTTCAAGAACCGTAAGGCACCCGCAGGAGACAAGGACGACGACGGAGAATAACCAATCCCTTCCAACGCTTCCCATTGCCCTCTCTTCGCTTAGCGAGGAGAGGGCTTTTTGCGTCTGAATAGCAACGGAACAGAAACCAGCACTAGCAGCGATTGAGGCTTTCCAACAAACCCGCGCTCGTCTAAGCCATCGCGAGCAGCATGCGATGGCGACGAGGCCTGGAGTTCTGTTTCAGTTCTTACCGCATGTGATGGGCGTTTGGTCCACGGCTTGTGTCCTCGGGGTGTGCGGTCCGTGGGGTGAAGTTTTGACGAACCGATCCTTTGGCTGTCGAACCCACTCAGGATGGTTCACGGGGTTGCCTTTCGCACCTCGCGACTCCTTTGGAGACGAAGGTCATAAGCTACATTGACAACGCCCGAGTAGGTTCCGCGAGAACAGCGTACTCTCTAGATCACCCGCAGAGAGATCTGGCCGGTTCTGTCTCCGCCGAGTCAGAACCTATCGCCCGCGTGATCTTGCTGAAGCTGCATCGAGAGTGGGGTCGGCCAAGTTCGTGTGATTGAGCACATTGGTGAAGGTGCCCTCGAAGCCGCTCGTAACGATCCGGCTTGCTTTGTGCGTGGATTCGATCTGATGACCATCGATGAAGTACAAAAAGCCTTCAAAGTGCTGCGCGTGCTGAAGGCCATCGAGAACACAGAGTCGAGACGCATCTCCCGAAAACAGGCGTACGCATAGTTGGCACGGAAAGCGACTGCGTCTCTGGCGGCCATATGTTCGAGTTGTGTGAGATCGCTGCCGATGTGTGGCGGACATAGCCGACCCGGCTATGCGATGCGTTCAGTGATGTGCGGAAGCTATAATCGTCCGGCATTTCGAAGTTGCCAGCCGGCTATACCGAAGATGATTGAAGTCGAAAGGGTATTCCATGATTCGTCTGCACGCCAGAGGTCCGCAATCCATTTTCGCGGCTTCATTGTTATTTGCATCCCTTGGCATTTTTTCCACCGCCATCCAGGCTCAGCAGCCTGCAGCTTCGGCCGCGCGTCCAACAGCGCCAGTGCCGTTGGTTCCTGCGCCCGCTGCAACTCCTGAGGTTCACGATGATGGGTCGGTGGTCTTCCGGCTGGCCGCGCCGAATGCACAGAGCGTTGGACTGGATCTCGAAGGCGTAAAGGGCGCTCTTCCCATGATCAAAGGAGCCGATGGAATGTGGACGACAACAGTTCCAGGGTTGGCGCCAGAATATTACAGCTATTCCTTCACGGTAGATGGAACGAAGGTTCTCGATCCGCACAATACCTTGATCAAAACCAGCTTCTTCAGCAACGACAATGTCGCCCTCGTGCCCGGCCATCCTCCTATGCCCTGGGAAGATGCGGACGTGCCGCACGGAGAGGTGCACCACCATTACTACCGTTCCGATGTGGTCGGTATCAACAGCCAGTATTTCGTCTATACGCCGCCGGGATTTGATCCGCGCAGCACGAAGAAGTATCCAGTGCTCTACCTGCTGCACGGTTACAGTGATGAGCCCACGGCCTGGACGTTTATGGGCAGGGCAAACATCATCCTCGACAACCTGATCGCCACTGGCAAAGCGAAGCCAATGATAGTTGTGATGCCGTGGGGCTACGGCGACATGTCCATCATCAAACAGGGGTGGGCGGCCTGGCGCGACCCCGCCGTGTTGATAAGCAACTTCACGAAGTTCGGGACGGCGCTGTATACCGAGGTGATGCCTCGCGTGAAAGTCGAGTATCCGCTCTCGGAAAAACGCGAAGACCATGCTATCGCCGGCCTCTCGATGGGCGGCGCCGAGACCCTGCTGGTGGGACTGAATCATACTGACGACTTCGCCTGGATCGGTGCCTTTAGCGCGGGCGGAGTCGGAAGCGATCACTTCGAGCCGTTGTTTCCGGCTATAACCGCGAAGACCGGCGCGCAGGTGCAATCAAAATTGAAGTTGCTATGGATCTCCTGCGGAACCGAGGACGGCCTGTACGATCCCAACCAGAAGTTCATCGCCTGGCTCAAAAGCAACGGGATGACGCCGATGGCTGTCTCCACACCCGGCATGCACGCCTGGATGGTCTGGAGGGACAACCTAAGCAAGTTCGTTCCGCTATTGTTTCAAGTGAAGTGAGTTAGTGTATCTGGTTGACAAGAACTATATGTATCGAGAGCCCACCTCTCTTTGCGAACTCATATGTCCGCGTCAACTTAGTGTTCACTACGAAATTGAGTAGACCTATTTGCAAATGCACGTCAAGTGTTTCATAGTAATAACTATGAAAAAGGCTGTGAGTTCAGTGAGACGCAAGCCAGGACGACCTCTGGGCTTTGACCGCGAAGCCGCACTGCATCAGGCGATGCTGCTGTTCTGGCGGCACGGATACGAAGCTACTTCGGTCAATGATCTAACCGCCGCCATGGGAATTACGCCGCCTAGCCTCTATACCGCGTTCGGAGACAAGAAGCAGCTTTTTCTTGAAGCGCTTCGGTGTTATCTTTCCGGCCCGGTCACCTCCGAGTCAATCATCGATGAGGCACCAACTGCGCGCGATGCGGCGGCTGGCTTGCTACAGGCTTCAGCGACGGGATTTACCGGGAAAAGCACTCCAACGGGATGTTTGCTGGCGAGTTCGGCGATCAGCTGCTCACCTGCGGCTGCCGACGTGCAGAAAGCATTGGCAGAGATTCGTATCAACATCGAAAAGCGCCTGCGGAAGAAAATCACCAGCGATCGAACGATGAGCAAGCTCAGGCACACGGCCGATGCAGACGCACTGGCGGGTCACGTTATGGCAGTAATCCAGGGAATGTCCACCTTGGCTCGCGACGGTGCCACGAAGGAAAAACTCTCAGCTATAGCTTCTACGGCTATGCTGGCGTGGCCAGGTAATTCAGCGATGAGCGACTTCTCGTAGCGGCCTAAGAGATGGCAAACATGCTCTTTGTCGGCGTACACCCTTATAACTAAGCGGATATACCAGCGGCCGGCGCTCAGAGCTAGCACCTAGCTGCACTCGCGCTCCAGCCGTAATCAACCTCTTGCCAGATACCTCGGACCGAGCAAGGCCGGTCACTTGGTGGCCTGCTGCCACAAGTTCCTTTACAATCGCGAATCCGATAATCCCGTGGCGCCCGTTACAAAGATCTTCATTTCTAAAATCTCCTCTCTCAAAACTTGTGGCGCTTGGCGTGCTGCGTGCTCAAAGAGCGAGTACATCCTGCTCTTGATCTTCGCTTTCGAGGCCGGGGCGAGCGAGCGTGGCTTCTCGCGGATCTCGAACTGCCACTGCTTGAGCACGGCCTTCGGGGCCAAGATGAGAATGCGTTTCGCTCTCCCGGAGGTATCGGAACTGGCCACCGCGTCCCTTTATCGCGGACGAAGTCGGCCTCGGCAAGACGATCCAGGCCGGTCTGCTGTTGCGTCAGGCATGGCTCCGTCCACAAGATAGCCAGCTGAACTGGCCAGAAATATGAAAGCCCACCTTGAATGGTGGGCTTTTGTTTCGCTTACCGTGTTGCACGGACTGGCCCTGTTCTGAGCGTGTGCCCTTATCGTGCCCCGATCTGAGAGCTTCTGATGCTCGAACGTTGTCCGCAAGCTGCTGATTTTGAATTGGATTATTGGTGGACCTGATCGGGATCGAACCGATGACCTCTTCCATGCCATGGAAGCGCGCTCCCAGCTGCGCCACAGGCCCACTCTCAGGAAGGACTCTTTCTATTCTGGCCGAGAGCGCGATATTAGTCAACGTGCGCGGGAACTTATCTCCCCCCTCCCGGTGTCTAAAGCTAATAGAGTGAGCGAGCACTCGGCCGCCGGCGGCGCAGTTTCTAACACCTTTTTGGAGCGTCGCATGCTCGAAAGTTGCATAGCGATTCATCACGTCGTAATGTAAAGGACACCCGATATGCAGGCGGGCACGATAGTGGGCAATCTAGTCAGTGCGATTGGCATCACAACAGAAGACGTCGCTCTCATCGCTGACCTCAAGGCCGGCTCCGAGGAGGCGTTCGCTGTGCTCATCGCGCAGTACCATCAGCCCCTCTATTCGCTCATCGCACGCAGCCTCAACGACCCCGCCGACGCCTCAGACATCACCCAGGAAGTCTTCATCAAGGTATTCCGCAGCATTCGCGGCTTTCACGGCGAGGCCAGCCTGCGCACTTGGCTCTATCGCATCGCGCTCCACGAGGCCTCCAACCAGAGACGATGGTGGTCCCGACACAAGAAGCAGGAGATCACCATCGACTCCTCCTTCGAATCCGATCCCGATGCGGAAAACAGTCACCTCAGCCTCGCATCAACACTCGCAGATCAGTCCGGCTCTCCCTTCGACCACGCCGCCCAAGCCGAAGTTCGCGAGCGCGTCGAAGCTGCTCTCCGCCAGATCCCCGAGGCCTTTCGCACTGTAGTCATCCTGCGCGAGATCGAAGGCTTCGCCTATGAAGAGATTGCCGAAATCCTCAACGTCAACCTTGGCACCGTCAAGTCGCGACTCACCCGGGGCCGCTCCGCCCTTCGCGCAATCCTGAACCCCGACGGCGTCATCGCCGCAGCTAATTCTGCATCTTCTTCTGCATCTTCCACTGACCCTCAAACGTCCAAGCTTGAGGTGGCCCAATGACCTCCCTAACCTGTCTGAAGTGCCAGTCTTCTTTCTCGGCCTATCTCGACGGCGATGTCAGTGGACAGCAGATGCATAAGATCGCGTCGCATCTCGAAAGCTGTTCCGACTGCAAGCGCGAGTTTGCCGCCTGGCGTACCACGCAGCACATTCTCTCAAGCGTCGGACCGGCGAAGGCGCCTGCTAACTTGGCGCTCCGGCTTAGGCTGGCTATCTCGCACGAACATTCCAAGCGCAAATCCAGTTGGATCGATACCCTGTCCCTCAAGTGGGACAACACGGCTCGTCCTATGCTTCTCCAGGTCTCCGCAGGTTTCGCAGGCACCGTCGCACTCGTTGGCAGCATCGCGCTGCTCCTCGGGCTCTTTGCTGCGCCGGAGCCCGTGATGGCAAACGACGAACCCCTCGGCGCGATGACCTCTCCCCACTATCTCTACTCCTCGGTCAACCCGCACGCCATCCTCACCGATCACGATGGAGTCATCGTCGTTGAGGCCTCTGTGAACTCAGAGGGGAAGGTCTATGACTACCACATGGTCTCCGGGC
The nucleotide sequence above comes from Tunturibacter empetritectus. Encoded proteins:
- a CDS encoding zf-HC2 domain-containing protein; protein product: MTSLTCLKCQSSFSAYLDGDVSGQQMHKIASHLESCSDCKREFAAWRTTQHILSSVGPAKAPANLALRLRLAISHEHSKRKSSWIDTLSLKWDNTARPMLLQVSAGFAGTVALVGSIALLLGLFAAPEPVMANDEPLGAMTSPHYLYSSVNPHAILTDHDGVIVVEASVNSEGKVYDYHMVSGPESPAVQSQVVDQLLTSVFQPASVFGAPVRGRVVLTFSGISVRG
- a CDS encoding RNA polymerase sigma factor, with amino-acid sequence MQAGTIVGNLVSAIGITTEDVALIADLKAGSEEAFAVLIAQYHQPLYSLIARSLNDPADASDITQEVFIKVFRSIRGFHGEASLRTWLYRIALHEASNQRRWWSRHKKQEITIDSSFESDPDAENSHLSLASTLADQSGSPFDHAAQAEVRERVEAALRQIPEAFRTVVILREIEGFAYEEIAEILNVNLGTVKSRLTRGRSALRAILNPDGVIAAANSASSSASSTDPQTSKLEVAQ